AGTGCGAGCTTCTATCCTCATGCAATATATATCAAAAGTTTGTTAAAACCATCAGATGCAGGCTGGCCAGGTCAAGATTGATTACAATTGCCAGCATTGAGTGGTTTTTCTGAGTTATACCAGCCATAGTTCAATGCCGCTCTTTTCTGAGCTAGCTTAGTGCTTCCCTGACAGTTAGGTGTTGTGTAGTTAGTGCCCAATTCCTTTCAAAATGATCGGGCATCAATTATGATCTCCCACACAAAATCCAATGGCCAGTTGCTATGAGATTGGCCACAAAAAGACCTTGATGTACATTTGATCTATCCTTTATTTGAACTTCAGTGGAAGAGAAAAaatgaaattaaagaaaaaaagtcaGTAGGAGAATATGTAGCATAGCACGCACCCTAAGCCTGAATCCTTCCTTTATTCATCCTGGCTTTCGAGAGATAGCCTTGAACACCTGAGTGGGTCTCTCCTAGGGGTGACAAAAAATGCCACATGTTGGTACAGATATGATGTGTAGTCAAGGCGCATTCTACAGGTTCATTTAGTATCAAAAATATACAAAGTTTCCATACAGGTCAGCATTTACACAAAATCTATTGTTTTGACTGCTAAATGGTGATTCGAGATTTAACCATACTATACAAAAACCTTGTTATGTTGAAGTTTAAAGTTACTTAGCCTGTTAGTTAATGAATGCAGGTTCAGGTCAAATAGTTACAGGTCATGCGCCAAGGTTATTTTTTAAAGTGGATCTTCTTTTATTGGAAGCCTTGAACTTGAGGAActcatacaaaaaataacataTCAATTGAACTAGGAAATGATGTCATTCTGGACCCACTGGTAAAATGTTCCTATCTACTTGGGCAAGATAGAGCTGGAAATGGCTCCAAGATGGTCCGCAACCCATCGAGCCAAAGCCACTTCACATCAGCCTTGGACCAGGCCTGAGACTGTTTCAGTCAGGCTCAAGCCTAAAAATGAGGCCCGAATAAACTGCAAGCAGCTTAGGCCAATGATTGAACCGGCCTAGTCCGAAGCCTAAGCATGACAATGGACTGGTCTGAGCTGGCGCACCTCTCCGCTCTCTCTCccatctctctcccctctctgtTCTCTCGCCTCTCCCTCCTGATCTCTTTCTCTCCCCTATCTCccatctctctcctctctcccacctgatctctctccctttctcttttctctcttacctgatctctctcccctctctcctctctttcccacccaatctctctctccccactctttcctctctcttcctaATCCCTCCTGATTTCTCTTTTTCGATCTCCTTTCTCGCTCACAATCTCTCTCCCcgttctctctctcccctccccctaaaatctctctctttcagtctcctctctccctctcctaatCTCTTTCCTCTCTTACCCCCGCCCCAATCTCTTCCCCTCCCCCACCTCTACCTCCTGAtccctctctgtctctctctcactGTCTCTCTCACACACATTTTGCATCGTAGCCCGCAGGAGAAGCTTAAGCCTAGATTTGAGCTAGCCAATTGGGCTTTGGGCTGAACTTGAGTTCGGGCTTAGGccagaatttgaaagaaattttagGCCTAGACCTACCTAAAGCCCAAGATTATTTCGTGCGGGCCTGTGCTGCATAGAAACCTGACCTAGTGCAATCAAATTCCAGCCCTAGGGAAAGGTTCAAAGAACTTTCTTTGATTATATACTTCTGCTTCAAGAAAGTAGAAACTGTATTGAACAATGGCAAGAATCCTATCATtttctaatcaataatttctaaAAATCTGCATATCTTCTAGAAGTTACTCGAACGGATTTGTTCAGCAGAGCATCTGAagattctgaacacattacaaatTCATGAAAACCAAGGGAAAAAACGTTATAGATCTGGACGTATGATTATGGCCACCAGACAGTAGAAAAAGAATGGCTAAGAGGGCTCTACAAAGATATAACAAGATGTACAGGTCTGGATGTATGATTATAGCTACTAGACAGCATGTCACGTTTTCATGTATTAAATGAGGAATCAAGTGATTCAGATGTAAGAAGTCAAAGTTGCAAAAATCATTCCAAGCAATTCACTAAATGAGCACAGAGTACATAAAGGAAGAAGATTCCCATTAAAACAAAAGCTCATAAAATGCCTCTTCAAGAAAATTTTGCACAAAGATGAAATCTCACCTGCCCAATGACATCAATGGTACTCCATGGAGAGCGTACAAGACAGTTGAGAACCTTTGGACCTCTTGATGCACCGCCACCTATGAACCATTTTAGGAAGGGCATCATAACACCAGCCATGTCCAATATAGAGGTGAAAGTATTCTCCAATATAATAGCAGAAACCTGCCAAAGTACTAAAAGCTGTGACCAATATGGGTAGCAATTTAAGCAAAGCATATAAACCTCTGACTATACCGCAATCAGTTTGTAAGAATGAGGAAAATCTAAAAGTTGAATTACAAACTGAATATTAGTATGAACTAAACAATGACCAGATTTTCTAGCATAATCTGTTCACACAAGACCTGACTTAAACACTATAACCAATTCTGAACATTAGCATATTAAAACACTAAAACTACCAGAAAATCAATCACCTTATTCAATGCCCAAACAACTTGTCACTCTATGAACGTATCACATTTTACAAGGCAGAAAAAGAGAGATAGCTGGTCCTTTTACTCCATTTCATATGCTTAAAACTGAGGAACCAGATAGTCCCATTTGGGTGGTTCCCTGTGAAAACCACCAAAGCCTTGTCCCATCATGAAGAGAATGTCAATGGGTCAAATCTCGGCATTGCAAAATGGTTCAAAAGGGAGGAAATGCTAGTGCAAGTTTCAACAGCATAATGTTTTGACAACATTCGTATGTATCAAAAGATGTGTGTACCagagaaaagaaatagaaaggtGGATACACCAGCAAACTAAGAAAAAGTAGGCAATGATACCACTGCGATAGAGTTCGACCAGTTCAAATAGATATTCAGCAACCTCCAGAATCAGGATGTCATAAATACATGCAAAAAGGAAATATGGTTGTAATGGCACACCTTATCAGGATTATTTTTTGCAAGTATCGATCCAACTGCACCTCCTAAAGATCTCCCAAAAACAACTATTCTGGATGTGTCAATATCATTCCTCTGAGTTAGATGATCTAGTGCTGCCTAGTCAAGGGGGTAAGCAAGGTAAGGGGACTGAGTGGTTAGAATAGATACAGCCACATACAGAATGAAACAAAAGAAAATTATGAAGAATATCAGTGCACCTGAGCATCCTTTATAATGCCATGCTGAGATGGGTAACCATCACTTTCCCCATACCTATTATGTGAACACAAACATTTGAACATCACTAAATTTTCTAGATTTGCATAAATACGAAGGAGATGTAAATACCAAAAGCAACAAGTTGAACTACTCAATTCGTGTAGAAGAAGCATACCCTCTATAAGAAAGCATAAACACATTGCAATGCAGTTTCTGCATCATTATGCGGACAAATTCAAGACGGTGAGCAATATCTATAGAGCTGGATAAAGGTCCTTGATAGAAACTCATTCCAGTAAATTTAAAATCCTTAGAATAAAATAGATTCTCATAGAAAAGTACAAGTTAGGATACTGCCAgcattctcttggaagaagagtaTCGTTGGACCTGCAATAATAATAATACAATTGTTGTAAACTGAGCACTGAGAGATATAACTCACAGAGAGTTCCATAAAAATGTTGGTTATGGAAATTGAGTCATCAATTCAAGGTTGACAGTAACTGATGTATCATTAAATTAGGTACAAGATGTCCTCTGTGTGTAAGCAGGGATATTGGGGAGAGGGGATTACCTGATTAAAGACTGGAAATTTGTTTAAACAAGTTCCAGATGGTAGGCAATAATTAATAGACTAGCTCTAACTTATCACATGTTCATTAAAAACTTAGCATTAGTACACATAAGAATAACAACTTATAACAATTCTATCATTCTTTCATACTGAATACAGATTCAGAAACTTAATAGTTATAAGAGTTAAAGGGAAACAATAGCCAAAAAAAGCCTAGTATGACTTCACACTAGAGGTGCAAACAAGTCGAGCTGTTCGTGAGTTATTGAGCTCGACTAGAATCTGAGTTGGACTCGACTCGGTTATTATCGAGCTCGGGTAGCTTTTCGAGTTGAGCTTGAATAGCAGAATACTCGGCTTGAAAGCTCGTAAGCTTACTCaagttgatatatatatatttaataatattatttttatttataatttatatattaatacatatattattagtaggtTAAAGCTCGATTTCGAGCTCAAGTATGGTTCGTTTGATATTCAAATCGAGTCAATCTCAAGTTTTGCCTATTTTTCATCGAGCCAAACTCAATCTTGGGATATTAAGGCTTGGTCGATCTCAAGCCGAGTTTCGAGCCCAAGTATTTTAAGTCGAATCGAGCTCGAGCTTCCAACTATTCGACTTGACTCGGCTCGATTGCACCCTTACTTCACACTGACCAAACAAGAAAGATACGTCAACCAAGTAAATTCAATACCTATTTCCTTTTGTTAGCAACAAAATGAGAAAACAACTGACAAATGGTAGAATGTTGAGTGTCACTATAGGTTGGCATGAAATATGAAGACCACAGACCACACAAACGCAAAGAAACCCATAGccatcatccaaaaaaaaaaaaaaaactttgtcgaaaaaattcaaaaaaaaaaatgatggtccAGGGGCAGGTGATGCCAAATGTACTAGCTAATATGGAAATTAACATCATCTGGAGGAATCAAACAAGATACAATGATGACTATTCTCCATCATGTGCAAAGTAAATAAAGGGATAGGATGGCAAGTTTGTGATTTATGCTATCAAACTTGTGGAAAAGTTTTGTGCAGTGGAAGTGAAGTAGCCCTTACAATTAACAGCTCATAGCCTGTAATGTGTCGAGTTAGGAAACTCACACAAGTAAAATGGAATTTTAAAGCTGTCctcatgtctatatatatatatacatatatatatacatacatatatatatatacatacatatatatatatacatatatatatacatacatatatatatatacatatatatatatatatacatatatatatatatatatatatacatatatatatatatacatacatacatacatatatatatatatatatatatacatacatatatatatatatatacacacatatatatatacatatacatatggtcCTGTAATATGAGATTAATTTAGATAGAAGAAAGAGGGTTGTTTCCAAACAGTCTTACCTCAGCTGGTTAGCATCCCTCTCCACTTGGGAGAGGTACAGGGTTCATACATCGGTAGTGGTGCTGCCCACACTGTCCTTGTCCAAAAAGAAGGGCTGTCTCTTGATTGCATGGAACTTTATTTTCCTGTACCTTTCCCATGAGGAGCAGTTGTCAACCTCCTAAATCACTTGCTATGAATGTTAGGTTCTCTAGTGAGTCAAGTTTCATCTCCTCCTATATATCCTCTCCTCAAAACAAATTCAGAATCACATCAGATATAATCAATTAAGCTGTGATCCCATCTAACAATCACATTGAGAAATTGAGTGACCAAACTCCTGGCTGGATGACAAACATACTTTTACAGTTTCCTTAAGGTACTTTGGTCGACAAGCCTATGAGATTACTTACTAGGACTAGCCTGCAGGTCTAATTGAATATTCTGATTAATATAAAGGTCAAGTATCCACAAGCCTTTGCAAGGTTCAATTAGATAATTTGTGGAGTAAAAAATATTGCTAAGTTTAGCAGGGCTTGGTTATGATAAACTGAATTAGGAACTTTGCCTTTTGGAAAAGTGAAATTCATGTTTATGGGTATCTTATGCATTTACATAGATTTTGTATTAAGAAATAATAATCAAACTTTCTTTTTCTAAATACCTTCCATGCCTTCTACATAAGAGAAGTTCTTTGTCAATCCGTAAAACATATACCTAGGTTGTAGAGCACTCTTATATGTTCTTTGCATTTTCTTTTGCTACCAAGCTTCTCTTTTGAGATATATTAGACTAAGTGATTTGTTTGTGATAACCACCTCTTGGATCACCATAAGCCTTGAATTGACAATAATCAAAATTACCAAGGCATTAGCCCATGTCACTCTTCTCCTTTGCCTTTAGATACCTGATCAGAAATGATTATAGATAAAATTTTAATGTGTCCCATGAGAGGGGCAGTTTGCAGTCCAGCAACAATCCTCAGGGCTGAAACCTTATTGTCAAGCAGGACATCGCTAATTAAGTGAAGATAGTTATAAAACTAAGGGAAGGATTTGATTGCAGCAAACACATGGATGGTGATAGAAACCCAAACCATATAGGAAGGTATTAAGAAATTAGTAAAAGGTTACTCATAAcctgatcaagatttttttaTCTTAATTATTTTGTGAGTAAACAATACCAAAATGAACTGAGTTATTAGTTTATCTTTGTCCAGCTGAAAGACTGAAGCAGTTCGAAAAAGACCAAGGTATTTAGATACCTCAGCACGTACAAAATGACTCAATATATTGTTTTTAATACAGTAATAAATAGTTCAAATGTGGTTCAAGACATTGTTTTTAATACGTAAcattaaaaaaactaaaatagTTGAAAGGATATTAAGATATCCTgcataatttatcaaaattaaatagacCAATATTTCAGAAAGAACTGATTTTATTGGTAAGTATTTTATCGTGAATGGCTGAGTGCCTGTCACCATACAAAGTGATACCTGGGCCAAAAATTTAACAGATGAAAGATAATGCCAATCAGTTTTACAGtacttttttttgttcttttcttttgtggTGGTGTTGGGGGTTGGGAATTGTTATAACATTGAAACATAACTAGATTATTGAAATCAGATTAGGATCTCCATATACAATTAACATCCAATCAATCCTGATAGTTGATTTGTGCTGATCTGCAAATGGCCACAACAGTGATACGACACCAAGCATCCAACAATGGGTGATGGGGGAAAAATAACATATACATTTAAGTCTGTGTTACTTAAATTAgtaaaatgagcaataggataaATATACGTTGGTATTAGTTTTATCAGGAGACACAGAACCGAGAGAGAACGCACAGCATCCAAATTTAAGACCAAATTCTAACATTCCGAACCCGACaagaatttttaaaatcaaatcagCCCCAACGTGCATCATTAACAATTAAAAAGGGTCGAACTGAAAGCAAAAGTAAACCTTTTTAGTTACTAAAAATAGAGACACACAAGAAAAACCTAGCAGTCCCAAAGAATAAAACAAAGCAAATAAGAACATGAGAGATACTCTCAAAATATTTGCTCCGGTCCCCAAAACCGGGatcacatgaaacaaaaatcgaGCAATTCAAAGCTTCCATGAAACAAAATAAGACTTTCTTTGCTTCCACGAAAGAGAAACTGAAAACCCAACAGGAATCAAGCAAATCAAAGCGGGCCCAAAGGAAATAAACAagaaaaccttaagaaaagaagaTTACCGAGAACCCTAACCCTAGATCCTCGATAAGCTAAAGTCGCACCTCGTACTGGGGGCTCGTGCTTGACGAACCAGGAGTGGAGGCGGACGCCGTCGGAGGAGCGGAGCCAGACGTCCTCATAATCCAGAAGAAGGCGTGCGGGGGTGATGGAGTAGGGCCGGGGGAGTCCCGGGAGTGCCGGCACGTAGACGAGCTTCTCCTGGAACGCCACCAGCGTCGCCATTCCTACCACCACCACACCCCCCGCCCCGTACAGCAGCGCCTTCAGGAACGACACCATCTCCACCGCCTCCTCCGCCGCGCGCTGCCGGCCGGACTTCCGTCGAACGGGTGGCCCACGTCGCAAGCGCGGGGTTTTGAAGGCAAAATGACCGAGGACAATTTTTCGGACAACGGATGCCGAAATGGAAATAAGGAGTGGATCGGGTCACCGCCTGCGGGAGGTCTCTTAAGATGTAAGGAGGGGGTGGTGATGGTCTCATGTTTGGGTTCGTTTTTTCGATAGGTCAGGTGGGGATGGCCTTGGGGTCCGCCCATTGAGCCAACCCAAGCCACCTTATGGTTGGCTCGGCAATTAGGCCACGTAATTAATGGACCACTACAAGCAtaatcttcctttttttttttgggtacaagcgaTAAGCATAATCTTCATGGTTGTATGGTTGTATGATTGTACCATGTTGCTTAGAAAGTGATGAAAGTTTTAGAACCGAGTTCAATTAAACAACGCATTCTATTGATTTTATAGAGTACTTGGTTTCACATCATTATATAGTGCGTAGCACGAATAGCGTATAATAGTGGCATGCCCATGTACACAAAAATGATTTGTTGTATCATTAATATACCAGTATAATTTTGTTGCATATTAACTTAGGATTATTTAGGTAAGGTTCGGATTTTATCAAATTATGTTGGCAATGAGTCATAATCATGTGACGTTGAGATGTGATATGTAAGTTCGTGTTAAGTATATTTTGAGCCAGGctggattgattgggatgtcatcccCTAACCCAAACGTTATTGAGGTTCAAAAATTACCTGcctataaccttgttttaattttGGGTTCAAATATGGCTCTGCTTACACCAAACAATTGGGCAAGAGTTTGGATCCTTTTAAGTTGAGGTGGATATGGAGATCTCCATTGCTTGGTAAATTAGGATTTATGtcgagaaaatgaagaaaaaaagagcagGTTAGATATAAAAAACATGTTAGGAATATagattgctctctctctctctctctctctctctctctctctctatctctctctctctctctctctctctgtgcgcgCGCCAAGTGGGCTTGGAAATTGTTGAAGGGCCCCATAGATTTGAGCCAGAAGGAGAGATATTGTGGAGTAGACAAATCAATACTATTTGCTGTGCAAGCTTGGCATGCATACAAGATAAAAACCTTCCGGGGGCTTCTCCAATATGGAAATACATCCATAAAAACATTAATGCATTTTGAAATGCATTTTGAAATTGaacatctttcaaatttgaaaataatgAGAGAATTAGACTCCAGAAGGAtatgggataaaatttttatagtcagactgatcatagaaaaaattatagTCGGACATATTTCGATAATGTCCATCAAAAAATGGATGACCGCGCATgcataaatactaaaaaaaaaaaaatagatacatccTAAGTATATTTAAACAGTTTAGATAAACATTATATAATCGTTCATTTTTTGATGAATGTTCCAATATATGTACGTAGCAAACGATGACGGTTCGatcataatttcttccatgatcgGTCcgactataaaattttttttcgagaATACGTGGTTTGGTCTGATTTCTCGTCTCTCTTTTTCTGGACTTGTTCTTTAGAGAGTTCCAAAGAAATTCTTCTATTGTTTCGTCCTGAAACCAAAGATCACATCGATAGAGAATTAATTTTTGTGGGCCTCTTTCTTCCTCCGATGTAGCTTAGATGCATCAGCTATAGGAATTACTTTCCCCCATttatctgttgcggccaactccccaTCGCCTGTCGTCGAAAATAAACACTTGCAAAACAGCATCCACATAGACCGAATTTGTGTTCGACGGGATCCTCCAATGCCTAAGTCAGAGAGGAAAGTTGGTGAACAGGAGTTGAATATAAACAGCAGCAGAGTTTTGGCCCAGCGTCCGCTTCCCAGTCTTGTTTTTcttaccccctttttatagataagATTTTTGTAACCATCGGATGTGGTTCcgtattttatggtgctaaa
This genomic window from Elaeis guineensis isolate ETL-2024a chromosome 13, EG11, whole genome shotgun sequence contains:
- the LOC105056466 gene encoding alpha/beta hydrolase domain-containing protein WAV2 isoform X5 is translated as MVSFLKALLYGAGGVVVVGMATLVAFQEKLVYVPALPGLPRPYSITPARLLLDYEDVWLRSSDGVRLHSWFVKHEPPVRGATLAYRGSRVRVLGPTILFFQENAGNIAHRLEFVRIMMQKLHCNVFMLSYRGYGESDGYPSQHGIIKDAQAALDHLTQRNDIDTSRIVVFGRSLGGAVGSILAKNNPDKVSAIILENTFTSILDMAGVMMPFLKWFIGGGASRGPKVLNCLVRSPWSTIDVIGQIKQPILFLSGLQDELVPPSHMQMLYSKAVEHNRYCRFVEFPTGMHMDTWFSGGDRYWRNIQLFLDQYVPEIQQCKSSCKLDDDDNDNGNAVKSINGSDNQARCAAHSVDFASLSQCHIQKMPKM
- the LOC105056466 gene encoding alpha/beta hydrolase domain-containing protein WAV2 isoform X1, which encodes MVSFLKALLYGAGGVVVVGMATLVAFQEKLVYVPALPGLPRPYSITPARLLLDYEDVWLRSSDGVRLHSWFVKHEPPVRGATLAYRGSRVRVLGPTILFFQENAGNIAHRLEFVRIMMQKLHCNVFMLSYRGYGESDGYPSQHGIIKDAQAALDHLTQRNDIDTSRIVVFGRSLGGAVGSILAKNNPDKVSAIILENTFTSILDMAGVMMPFLKWFIGGGASRGPKVLNCLVRSPWSTIDVIGQIKQPILFLSGLQDELVPPSHMQMLYSKAVEHNRYCRFVEFPTGMHMDTWFSGGDRYWRNIQLFLDQYVPEIQQCKSSCKLDDDDNDNGNVKSINGSDNQARCAAHSVDFASLSQCHIQKMPKM
- the LOC105056466 gene encoding alpha/beta hydrolase domain-containing protein WAV2 isoform X3, with the translated sequence MVSFLKALLYGAGGVVVVGMATLVAFQEKLVYVPALPGLPRPYSITPARLLLDYEDVWLRSSDGVRLHSWFVKHEPPVRGATLAYRGSRVRVLGPTILFFQENAGNIAHRLEFVRIMMQKLHCNVFMLSYRGYGESDGYPSQHGIIKDAQAALDHLTQRNDIDTSRIVVFGRSLGGAVGSILAKNNPDKVSAIILENTFTSILDMAGVMMPFLKWFIGGGASRGPKVLNCLVRSPWSTIDVIGQIKQPILFLSGLQDELVPPSHMQMLYSKAVEHNRYCRFVEFPTGMHMDTWFSGGDRYWRNIQLFLDQYVPEIQQCKSSCKLDDDDNDNGNDTAA
- the LOC105056466 gene encoding alpha/beta hydrolase domain-containing protein WAV2 isoform X2, with amino-acid sequence MVSFLKALLYGAGGVVVVGMATLVAFQEKLVYVPALPGLPRPYSITPARLLLDYEDVWLRSSDGVRLHSWFVKHEPPVRGPTILFFQENAGNIAHRLEFVRIMMQKLHCNVFMLSYRGYGESDGYPSQHGIIKDAQAALDHLTQRNDIDTSRIVVFGRSLGGAVGSILAKNNPDKVSAIILENTFTSILDMAGVMMPFLKWFIGGGASRGPKVLNCLVRSPWSTIDVIGQIKQPILFLSGLQDELVPPSHMQMLYSKAVEHNRYCRFVEFPTGMHMDTWFSGGDRYWRNIQLFLDQYVPEIQQCKSSCKLDDDDNDNGNAVKSINGSDNQARCAAHSVDFASLSQCHIQKMPKM
- the LOC105056466 gene encoding alpha/beta hydrolase domain-containing protein WAV2 isoform X4, translating into MVSFLKALLYGAGGVVVVGMATLVAFQEKLVYVPALPGLPRPYSITPARLLLDYEDVWLRSSDGVRLHSWFVKHEPPVRGATLAYRGSRVRVLGPTILFFQENAGNIAHRLEFVRIMMQKLHCNVFMLSYRGYGESDGYPSQHGIIKDAQAALDHLTQRNDIDTSRIVVFGRSLGGAVGSILAKNNPDKVSAIILENTFTSILDMAGVMMPFLKWFIGGGASRGPKVLNCLVRSPWSTIDVIGQIKQPILFLSGLQDELVPPSHMQMLYSKAVEHNRYCRFVEFPTGMHMDTWFSGGDRYWRNIQLFLDQYVPEIQQCKSSCKLDDDDNDNGNA